The DNA region CTATTGTCTTGGTAACGTTTGGTACGTTATCTCATAGTTATAATTTAGTCCTAGCGACTGTTAAACAGCATTAACGCTAACCTTCTTGCTCCAATGAGTTGTGTGTAGACGTGTTTTTACATATAACGTTAGCGTTACATTGACTTACCCTCCGCAGCTAGATAGTCCTTGATGCTCCAGTTTGACAGAAACGGCGTAACTTGCAGTAACTTTAGAAAGAGTTGCACTAGCACATATACGTCCTGTTATGTAGGCTGATTTAAGATTTAGTAAAGTGTGTTTAGCTaacattacaagtaaaaacTTAAATCTCTACTACCAAACAACGACAAATATGTTGTAAAATGAAGTTTGCATGTTTTGTAACGTTTTGTTTCAGTTTCTCCATTATAGCCCTTGCCTATGTTCTTTAATCAGCTTAATCCTGAATGTGTATACAGCAAAGTACAACGGTTGCTACTAAACTACCATGTGCAACAGTGTAAGTGTGTTCTTGATGAACATTATAATGTTTCCCTATgattaaaaaatacacattttaagttaagatatatattaaaagtatttagtATAAACTACGTTTGACAacatatacaactatacatGTGAGTCATGCTTGGATGGCATTGCTAGcttgtgctgctgttgtgtcCCTGAACTAACACCATTCCACCTATTTATATTGTTATCTAGATGTCCTCAGACGAAGAGGAACCAACCAGTCCTGTTCTGCCCATAGACTCTGATCGAGGGAGCTCTGTCTCCTCTGAACTTCAGGttgttaaagaaaaacaaatgtccaaTACCATTGCCTTTATGCACTTGTCCCCTCACTCAGATCTCGGGAACACAGCAACTTTGTGTAGCACATCTTCACAGTGAAGTCTGTTAGGGCAAGCAACACAAGCAATCAGACAAGGTTTAAATATACACCCTTattcaatcaaaaacaaaaggtaTGAGAAGTGCACATTTCATTGTATAACTAAAAGCATGTACAACTATTTTAAGTATGATGAGTGAATTCAAGTTGAAGCCAGAGGTAGCTctgacaaatacaatacaattgaCAACATTCACCATATTCATagtgattaaaataatattgttaaaatacCTGTTTAGTTGCTTGTGTTGCTTTCCAGCTCTGTAAAGCTGCATATAACCAGATATTTGTGTCCCTGTATCCCACAATTGTGTATGACTAAAATGTTATCATAACCAATAGGAGCAGTTGCTTTGAAAATCAgaagccattaaaaaaaaaaaagatgcagattgttaaaatatgaacaaatataaTAGACATTTGGGCTTagagtttttttttgttgttgtattggaTCAACAGGATGAGTATGAGGAGCTCCTCCGCTATGCTGTGGTCACCCCTAAGCTTGACAGACTCACCAGTGCTCACTTGCAGCGGCTGAGCACCTCACATCTGTCTGCCGAAGGTCGGTGTTCCCAGAGTAAAGATGACACAAAATCACTGCGCCCAGCAGGTGTCTTGGGTTCCTCTTGTatgtgggacacacacacacacacacacacacacacacacacacacacacacacacacacacacacacacacacacacacacacacacacacactaagcctttttgacagaaacacagtttgagCCCTTCCAGACACTACCCCCATCAAATGATCAGCTGTCAAAAGGGATTTGGCATCGCAACATGTGAAAAATgtagtgtgtgtttatcagcCTCATATTTTCAGCTTGTAAACCAGTCTAGTCAAGATGCATATGATATCAGTCTGTCAGATTGTACCCCCTATCTATTTCCCCTACGATACCCACATCTTAAACAGTccatcaaccccccccccccccctccccagctccagctgcagctccCATTGGAGGTTTAGTGCTTTAACTGTTATGGAGTAGTGCACAGGGATGTAGAAAGCAGATGGGCGATTGGTAATGATTTCCTGGCTCTCTGCCCGTGCTGCTCTTTAGAGTGCAGGCTTTTTCTTCCCTCTGCAGGATTTAATTAAGATATTGACATAAATGCATTCCTGGATGAGGAGCCAATGCTCGTCTTATTCAGCATTCGCGGCATCACCTTTTTTGTTCTTGaaccatcttttatttttacatttgacctTTTTCATTTTACCAACTTATTCCAgttcaaaatgtattcaagCAACATTCCTTTTTTATGAATTTACCATTGCGTCTCTCTCTGACTTCCTTGTCTTCTGTCAGATACTGCCACTGAAGCTAAAGATGGAAGGCATTCGAGGTCAGCACAGGTGTCCCCCTTAATTGTTGAACCCTCAAGAGCCTCTCATGGTAAgttgaataaaatacaaagaagcAAAATAATTGGATCTGATATCTAGCTATATAATAATTTCTCTTGAAATAAGCTTTGAAATACTGAGAGTGTACGGAGATCACCAAGTTGCAATGTTGTCTCATTTTGTCGTGACAACCTgttcgtctgtgtttcttttttctttgccttCCAGCTGAGGAGACGGCGGGTCGGTCATCTAGCAGGGCGTCAGTGCTTTCGAACACTCCCTCTGACAGGTTACAGGCGGTTTCGGAGAGGTCCAGGCCAAACAGCCCACACCTCTTCGAGTCTGCTGTGACAGAGCTGTTTATCTCGGAGGAGAACATAAGTAAGATGGGGAACATTCTGGACACGTGGAGCAACAACCTGAAGGTTAGTCTGCTTGCTCATACTGTAGAACTGTCCTTCCACAATCACTCAATGTAATGGCTCTTATTGGCTGACTGCTCGACATCTGATCATAGATAATGTTGCATGGCTATATATAGGGCTCGGACataactgaataataataataataataatagcaccGGCGTGTTTCAGCAGTTTACAGCACAATAGACGCAAGCTGGCAGGTTTAGTCTTGATAAATTCAAATGAGAATGCAAAAGAGTTTTGCATAAGTGGTAAAAATCTGTGGTACAATTTCAACAGAGCAATCTAGAACTCAAATGATGTTGTTTCAAACTGAAAGTTAAGTGTTACTGCGCTTTATGTACAAAACATGTGGAAAATGCTTTTAGTTTAtgtcactgacactgacactttcagattttatatatatatatatatatatatatatatatatatatatatatatatactgattaTTAATGCATACTGTACTTATATGAGCAACTGAAATCTGTATCAGAATTTAGTTTATtaccaagcaggttttcacatacaaggaatttgctttggtctataatggtgcaaacataaacacagtaggagaaatttaaaataagagcaaatacagaattttaacactttaaatattattaaaaaaggaagacttttatcaaataaaaatagtaGCAAGCGTATATGGACATTTCCCACACTCATGCAATGAGACAGTTAGACTAAGATGTATTAAATGCAAGAAATACTTTGGGCAATTTACGTAAGTCTCAGGAAATCTTATTGAATAGTGTGATGGCTCTTATTTTTATAGAACCAGTGACCTTTTGTGTCTCCCAGTGTAATGATTTTGGAGGAGGTGAGTGCCTGGGTGTCCTTCCTGCCCTTTTCTTCTAATATTGTACagctcattcacagagggcagGTGACAACCAATCACCTGCCAAGCACTTCTGATGAAAGAGTTTGACCTTGGAAAAAACAGAACCCTGGACTACAGAAGAGGAAGTTGGAACTCTTTCAGTTCTTTTGACTGACAGCTTCCTTCCATATAAGCCATGTCAAATAACATGTTCACATTTGTGGATGCTGGTTATGTTTGACCCTGTAGTCGACGCCTTGGTAGACCAATGGTTGTTGCACATGCTACATAACTGCAACGGTTCGATTCCAACCGCTGGACCTTTTGTTGCATGTcgtacctctctctctctctctccctgtttccagtctgccACTACACTCTTCATCTGTCCATTAAAGGCAAaacaataatctttaaaaaaaaaaacaatgattgaCCCTGTAGACATTTAGCTCAGgtcacaattaaaacatttacctcTGAAGCCACATGTACACTAGTCTTCTGCTTCAGGGTGTTGAGGAGGCTGCATGTGGCAGCATGTTCTAAACCTCTAAAACCCTCAGGCACACCTGTTCATCTCATTTACAAATGACTGAAGATATTTGTTTGTATGTCCATATTTACTAAATCCGTGTAATGAACACATTGTGACTGTCCCACCCTCTATTCCCCAATTAGTCAAATGTTCTGACTGAGCTCAGGAAGTGGAAGCTGGCCTTCATGGAGCAACACAAGCTGGAGATGAGGAAAGAGCGGGAGAGGCATGCAGCCCAGACAGCTGGCCTGAGGTCAGAGCTAGACAGCTTGAAGGGGCTGCTACACACCTACGAGACTTCCAACCAGAGAAAAGATGAGGTGACtacgtgtgtgtttatttgctttctctTGTACATAATGTGCTGGTCGGTTGAGCATGGATTAAGTATCACGCTGAGATGTAATTTCATTGTTGTGACATTTTAGTGTAGGACTGGGTGGGCTTAATCCATGTCTAAACTATCAGCCCCATATATCTATCTTGTGCTCATTTGCACTTCCTGCCTCTGCTTCTTATGTACATTTAGAACTTGATAAAACGAGATGAAGACTTTTTCGACTGACAACATGATTGTGTGATGTGTCCTCCCTCAGGTGATTGTGAACCTGAGCCAGGtgctggaaaaacaaaaagtaaaacatgaaaaaatgAGGGTCTTCACCCACTGGAGAGTCAAGCTCACTGAGGCCAAAGAGGAGGTACACTGGTGGCATTTCATCACCCTTTTAATGCAACCTTTACACAGCATCACTGTTTGCTTATTGTTTGTCTTCCTGTATGATTTAATCCCCTTTTTACAATAAGAAAACGCAGACGCTTACTAGTTTAGTcaacagggagagaaaaaaaaggtttataaatgtaatgttttatgtaCTGTGAAAAATAACTTCAAAGATTACTTAGCTGGGAGATGAGAAAAATAACCTACTGCTGCTCTGCATGAACGTAATACAAAAGGTAAAGGTAGgatcaaatgtttgtttgggCGCGGCTAATCTGTTTGGGTGAGCTGCTCGAATAAATTAGCTGTATGAAACACTAAATGTATACGATGATAAACAGAAAAtcttaatgtaatgtgtgtgttgttcagatGTTCAGATCACATGAGCACACACGTGTAATCTGTCAACATCTTCTGATTGTTTTGAATCATCAGTTCGCTCTTTACTTCAGGCTGTGATCTGTGGTGTCTGTGTTCAGTCACAgaataatttatgtttttttgtgaattctttttttttatacatgtatattattttGAGAAATTGATGTAAAATAACTGGTAGAAAATGTATCTTAACATTGCTAGATTACTGTCAGTGCAGTTTAATGGTTTATGTAAATGATGACTCTGCATGAGTTACCGACCCATACATCACTATGTCACTGCACACTGAACATGCATAtgccacatttttacaaaatatcCCCGCTTACAAAATTTACATATGGGAAATCTGTTCCCTTTCATACCATACTGCTTATCAAACTAGCAAAGGCACTCATTTACAAAATACCTGTTTATACAGTACCATTTGtttcaaatggaaaatataGTGGATGactcaaatgtgtgtttaaaccATTGCACAGAAGCAGAAACTGCACCTGCACAAGAATGAATTACGGGTGTAATTATTTCCTTGTGAATATTTTCATGGTCTTGTGCTTCCCTACTAGGCTCATGCTGCTCAGGCAGCGCAGCAGCACTACAATTTGCAGTTGAAGAAAAAGGTGTGGATCGGCTGGCAGTCTTTGATCCAGAAACACTGGAAGGTCAAGGTGGAGCGGGCCTGCCGCAAGAGGGCTGAAGAGGTCTGCAACCACCTGTCCACAGAGTATGAGGCCAAACTGGAAGaggtataaaaatatatatatatatatatatatatatatatatatatggagtgAAGGACCTGCATAtgaaacagtgtgtgtatggGGATGCTGCATTGCTGAATTTATACGTGACTTTACTGTACGAATAACAACCACA from Cottoperca gobio chromosome 9, fCotGob3.1, whole genome shotgun sequence includes:
- the poc5 gene encoding LOW QUALITY PROTEIN: centrosomal protein POC5 (The sequence of the model RefSeq protein was modified relative to this genomic sequence to represent the inferred CDS: deleted 1 base in 1 codon), coding for MARGRITGWWYSPTIYTVFKEMSSDEEEPTSPVLPIDSDRGSSVSSELQDEYEELLRYAVVTPKLDRLTSAHLQRLSTSHLSAEDTATEAKDGRHSRSAQVSPLIVEPSRASHAEETAGRSSSRASVLSNTPSDRLQAVSERSRPNSPHLFESAVTELFISEENISKMGNILDTWSNNLKSNVLTELRKWKLAFMEQHKLEMRKERERHAAQTAGLRSELDSLKGLLHTYETSNQRKDEVIVNLSQVLEKQKVKHEKMRVFTHWRVKLTEAKEEAHAAQAAQQHYNLQLKKKVWIGWQSLIQKHWKVKVERACRKRAEEVCNHLSTEYEAKLEEHCEAITKAQAEIQRLRLERERYEDSMKKAFMRGVCALNMEALGMFQTTEGQTEKPPDHDQHDIQPPPDAATLAHLQTHPICSTRFSPVHFDRPDPSHSEAEDMMGSAAPVSRAEVIPPTTVVHSSLPLGGIASSHKQVSGRVVTASQQKASKTVTARITARTDVVKAARSNLQAMGVAPPMSSVIVERHHPVTQLTVGQATASKFPRPSQQGQSSTAGKSSSRTHASTCHVHSIKVVD